The bacterium sequence CAGCCCGGCGTCGGCCCGCAGGACGCCGACCAGCGTCACTTTCGGGAAGTGCAGCCCCTTGGCCACCATCTGCGTGCCCAATAGAATATCGGCCTGACCGGCGGCGAAGCGGGAGAGCACTTTCTCGTGTCCCGCGGCCCCGGTCGCGGTGTCCGTGTCCAACCGGACCACCCGGGCGAAGGGAAGCTGGCGGACCAGCTCCTGCTCTACCCGCTGGGTGCCCGCGCCGAATATCCCCAGGGCGTCCGGGTCGCCGCAAGAGGGGCACGCCTTCGGCCTGCCCTCATGGTGCCCGCAGTGGTGGCAGCGCAGCTCTCCGACAGGTTCGTGGAGCACCAAGGGGACGCCGCACCCCGGACAGAGGGGGATGTAACCGCAGGCCTCGCACCGGATCTGGGTGGCGAATCCGCGCCGGTTGAGGAGGACTATCGCCTGCCGCCCCTTCCCGATCTCGTGGTTGAGCGCCTCCAGGAGTTCGACGGGCACGAGCTGCTCGCGGGGCCGGCCGCGCATGTCCACCAACTGGACCGTGGGGAAGCTCGCCCCGTCCACCCGCTCGGTGATCCGGAGCCGCTCGATCCTCTCCTCCTGAACCAGCTTGGACGTCCAGACGCTGGGGGTGGCGCTGCCCAGCACCAGGACCGCCCCCTCGATCCGGCACCGCTTGGCCGCGACCTCCCGGGCGTGGTATCGCGGTTTATCCTGCTGCTTGTAGGCGTCCTCGTGCTCCTCGTCCATCACCACCAGGCCGAGGTTCCTCACCGGGGCGAACACGGCGGAACGCGGCCCCAGGGCTACTCTGGCCTTTCCATCGTAAAGACGCAACCACTCCGAGCGGCGCTGGGCGAACCCCTGCCGCGAGTGCAGGAGGGCGACGGAGTCCCCGAACCACCGGCGGAAAAGGCGCATCAGTTGGGCCGTCAGGGCAATCTCGGGCACCAGCACGATGACGCCCCGACCCCCGGCCAGGCACGTCTCCGTCGCCCGGAGGTAAACCTCGGTCTTCCCCGAGCCGGTGACCCCGTCGAGGAGGAAGGCGCCGTACCCGCCCAGCGAGCCGGTTATCCTTTCCAGAGCCCGACCCTGCTCGTCGGTGAGCCGGTGGCGCGGCGGCGGGGCGGGGTCACCCTCGTCGAGCCGCTCCACGGAGAAGAGCTCCACCAGCTTCTTCTTTTCCAGGGCGTGAAGGGTGGAGTAGCCGACCTCGGCCGACCGGCAGACATCGGCGGCCCAGACGGCGTCCCGGCCCGCGGTGTGGGAGACCAGGTACGCCAGGGCGCGGGCCCCGGCGGGTGAATTTTTCGCGAAATCCCCCAGATCCGGCGGATCGGCGGTGAGTCGAACGGCGAGATTCTCCTTTGCGGTGACCGGCGCCGCCGCCGGCTCTTCCCAGGCGCGCAGGTGGCCCTCGGCGACCAGGCGGTCCAGCGCCGCCGCTGCCACCTTTCCCAGGCCGTGAATCAACCTGCGTTTGTTGACGGGGCCGTCCTGGAGCCGGTTCC is a genomic window containing:
- the priA gene encoding primosomal protein N' encodes the protein MGADAGQLYVEVALNLDLRRPLTYALPPGMRAEPGARVHVPLRGATALGFVIGVSDRPPEGMDPASIQPVKGVLDERPLLDEKRLTLGRWVADYYSEPPGVTLDAMLPVGSRTRRMYGFGPSGPPLDLGGLVAEIWNRLQDGPVNKRRLIHGLGKVAAAALDRLVAEGHLRAWEEPAAAPVTAKENLAVRLTADPPDLGDFAKNSPAGARALAYLVSHTAGRDAVWAADVCRSAEVGYSTLHALEKKKLVELFSVERLDEGDPAPPPRHRLTDEQGRALERITGSLGGYGAFLLDGVTGSGKTEVYLRATETCLAGGRGVIVLVPEIALTAQLMRLFRRWFGDSVALLHSRQGFAQRRSEWLRLYDGKARVALGPRSAVFAPVRNLGLVVMDEEHEDAYKQQDKPRYHAREVAAKRCRIEGAVLVLGSATPSVWTSKLVQEERIERLRITERVDGASFPTVQLVDMRGRPREQLVPVELLEALNHEIGKGRQAIVLLNRRGFATQIRCEACGYIPLCPGCGVPLVLHEPVGELRCHHCGHHEGRPKACPSCGDPDALGIFGAGTQRVEQELVRQLPFARVVRLDTDTATGAAGHEKVLSRFAAGQADILLGTQMVAKGLHFPKVTLVGVLRADAGLAVPDFRAAERTFTLLYQVIGRAGRGVWPGRAILAAHAPEHYAVQAAVRSDYDFFLTEE